One window from the genome of Gracilinanus agilis isolate LMUSP501 unplaced genomic scaffold, AgileGrace unplaced_scaffold22586, whole genome shotgun sequence encodes:
- the LOC123254456 gene encoding transient receptor potential cation channel subfamily V member 4-like — QTALHIAIERRCKHYVELLVAQGADVHAQARGRFFQPKDEGGYFYFGELPLSLAACTNQPHIVNYLTENPHKKADMRRQDSRGNTVLHALVAIADNTRENTKFVTKMYDLLLIKCAKLFSESNLEAVVNNDGFSPLMMAAKTGKIG, encoded by the exons GTCAGACCGCCCTGCACATCGCCATTGAACGTCGCTGCAAACACTACGTGGAGCTGCTGGTGGCCCAGGGTGCTGATGTTCACGCACAGGCGCGTGGACGTTTTTTCCAGCCCAAAGATGAGGGTGGCTACTTCTACTTCG GTGAGCTGCCCTTGTCCCTGGCCGCCTGTACCAACCAGCCCCACATCGTGAACTACCTCACAGAGAACCCTCACAAGAAAGCGGACATGCGGCGTCAGGACTCTCGGGGCAACACGGTGCTGCATGCTCTGGTGGCAATTGCCGATAACACCCGGGAGAACACGAAATTTGTCACCAAGATGTATGATCTCTTGCTCATTAAGTGCGCCAAACTCTTCTCTGAGAGCAACCTGGAGGCTGTGGTCAATAATGATGGCTTTTCACCCCTGATGATGGCTGCCAAGACGGGCAAGATTGGG